In Candidatus Dependentiae bacterium, the sequence TTTTGTATATAAAAATCTAACAATTCTGATGATGAATAACTTTTATTATCTAAACCTTTTTTAAGCTCTTGAATCGTTGCAAACGATAGATCATTTTTAAGATCGTTCATGCAAAGCTCCCGCGGAAATGAATTTTAATTAATTATCTAAAAATTTAGGGACTACAAAGTAGTTGTCTTCTTGCTGTGGCGCTTGCGCTAAAATCGCTTGAACGTTTGATGGAATCGCAACATCTGCCCTATCAGCATTAACATTTTTTATAGAAGGACTGTCCACTTGTTGCTGAGCAATTTGAACAACTCTTTCAGCATAGGATAAAACATCATTCAATTGCGTAATAATCCCATCCCACTCATGCTCTTGAAAAGACACCTTGGTCATCTCTGCAAACTTTTTAACTTCTTCTTTTGTAACTTTAGTCATTGCAAGCCTTTTCTTTTTGTCTTTTCCAATGATTTTGTCTTAGTCTCAATACGTACACGATGCTCATTAAGCCATTTCCAAATAAAAATGCACCATATGTTACCATCATTTTAGTAACCAACTCATCAAACTGAAAAAATGTAATAAGATAAGTAGATGGTATGAAAAATCCGCCAATAACACAGACCCTGGTTATCATAACGGTACGCACATCACCAGCACCTCTCAGCGCTGCAGATAAAATCAACTGTAACAAATCTATCAAAATAAGTACACTGAGCACTGGAAAAATTCTTGCTACTAAATATCCAAATTCGCCTTTTCTATCAAACAAACTTACAAACACATATGGCCAAATAGAACCAATAATTAAAATCGTTCCTACCATAAGCATTGCCATAATCAAGACTCTGTAAATATTGGCATGGATGTCTTTCCATTTACCACCACCAACGTCATTGCTGACCAAAAAGGTAATAATTTGAGCAAATGCTAT encodes:
- the gatC gene encoding Asp-tRNA(Asn)/Glu-tRNA(Gln) amidotransferase subunit GatC, yielding MTKVTKEEVKKFAEMTKVSFQEHEWDGIITQLNDVLSYAERVVQIAQQQVDSPSIKNVNADRADVAIPSNVQAILAQAPQQEDNYFVVPKFLDN